A genomic window from Pseudomonas argentinensis includes:
- a CDS encoding pilin, whose product MKAQKGFTLIELMIVVAIIGILAAIALPAYQDYTTRTKVSEGLTLASAARTAVSEHRLSMNAWPATSAAAGYTSPNTKYVNNITIGSGVITIQYKAAAGVAANSTLVLSPISATGGAIDWKCKPGTTTAVEAKYLPSNCRT is encoded by the coding sequence ATGAAAGCTCAAAAAGGTTTTACTCTCATCGAGCTGATGATCGTGGTTGCGATCATTGGGATCCTCGCCGCCATCGCACTGCCTGCTTATCAGGATTACACCACTCGGACCAAAGTTTCTGAAGGGTTAACGCTGGCCTCGGCTGCGCGTACTGCTGTTTCTGAGCATCGTCTTTCGATGAATGCATGGCCGGCAACCAGTGCTGCCGCTGGTTACACCAGCCCCAATACTAAATATGTAAATAATATCACCATCGGTAGCGGTGTAATTACTATTCAGTATAAGGCCGCAGCAGGCGTGGCGGCTAACTCCACGCTTGTTCTTTCTCCGATTTCTGCGACCGGTGGCGCAATCGATTGGAAGTGTAAGCCTGGCACCACTACTGCCGTAGAAGCCAAGTATCTGCCTTCTAACTGCCGCACTTAA
- a CDS encoding tetratricopeptide repeat protein, translated as MVFSVLGKTQERWQCLFLFGLLIISYMVYVPGLSGDFIFDDFPNLAPLAQSGAGGGWDAFLNFVSGGFSGPTGRPVALASFFIDDNAWPSQAIYFKETNLYIHLLCGLTLAWSTLLLMRLWGVSEHQAVWIALLNMGIWLLHPMMVSTTLYVVQRMAQLAALFMFAGLAGYLYGRLLLQRRPRAAYLWMSFSLLLGTLLATLSKENGALLPLLVCIVEFCTLSPLERSVPDRRWSLVFIWLPALAVFFYLLTRIDFSPTLWPERPFNQPERLMTEARILWDYLFQLWVPRIEGYGLFQDGYPISRDLLSPATTWISIFSLAVLLAVAVLVRTRYPAFSLAVLFFLAAHLIESSVIGLELYFEHRNYVAAAFMFMPLVVGLLSLKKYLSGFAMFLLCGALLSLLAAFAWQRATLWGDTNRLQSYWAATTSESARAQNYLAIQLFEQGKVEEGFWFLEQASQRLPESSLLSMQWLLQRLRFNVASSADFEHVAQQLARQRFDAQTVAGMRAITEFLIQRDGRSDYRQAMLGLLEKLNDYPRFQQASVYARFSPYFEGLLLLAERDLGRAMPALSEAIKLHTDADVAFSIVAHVGSAGYPAEALQLLGQMESIYMSSSRNGIGSVSASREVEMARLKQVLRDDVSVNKF; from the coding sequence ATGGTTTTCAGTGTTTTAGGCAAAACTCAAGAGCGCTGGCAATGCCTCTTTTTATTTGGTCTTCTGATTATTTCTTATATGGTGTACGTCCCTGGTCTATCTGGGGATTTTATTTTCGACGACTTCCCTAATTTGGCTCCACTTGCGCAATCGGGTGCTGGTGGAGGTTGGGATGCATTTCTAAATTTTGTATCTGGCGGCTTTTCCGGCCCAACTGGTAGACCTGTCGCGCTGGCAAGTTTTTTTATTGATGACAACGCATGGCCCAGCCAGGCAATTTATTTTAAAGAAACCAATCTCTATATACACCTGTTGTGCGGATTGACTTTAGCTTGGTCTACTTTACTGCTGATGCGCTTATGGGGAGTGTCGGAGCATCAGGCAGTCTGGATCGCGTTGTTGAATATGGGAATATGGCTTCTGCATCCCATGATGGTCTCGACCACTTTATATGTGGTTCAGCGTATGGCCCAGTTGGCAGCCCTGTTTATGTTCGCTGGCCTGGCTGGGTATCTGTATGGGCGGTTGCTCTTGCAGCGGCGCCCTCGAGCTGCCTATCTATGGATGTCGTTTTCATTGTTGCTTGGCACTCTGCTAGCTACCTTGAGTAAGGAAAATGGCGCCTTGCTTCCATTGCTGGTTTGTATTGTTGAATTTTGTACATTATCCCCTCTTGAACGGTCGGTACCTGATCGTCGCTGGTCGCTGGTTTTTATTTGGTTACCTGCGCTGGCCGTATTCTTCTATCTACTTACGCGGATTGATTTTTCACCGACGCTATGGCCTGAGCGCCCGTTCAATCAGCCAGAGCGTTTGATGACGGAAGCACGTATCCTCTGGGATTATCTGTTCCAGCTATGGGTGCCTCGAATAGAGGGCTACGGACTATTTCAGGATGGTTATCCCATCTCAAGGGATCTGCTGTCGCCTGCGACGACATGGATATCAATATTTTCTCTGGCAGTGCTACTGGCTGTAGCTGTTCTGGTGCGTACTAGATATCCTGCTTTCAGCCTGGCTGTATTGTTCTTCCTAGCGGCGCACTTGATTGAGTCCAGCGTGATTGGTCTCGAATTATACTTCGAGCACCGAAATTATGTGGCGGCTGCTTTTATGTTTATGCCATTGGTCGTTGGTTTACTGAGTTTAAAAAAGTATTTGAGTGGCTTTGCCATGTTCTTGTTGTGTGGGGCTCTGCTTTCTTTGCTTGCGGCATTTGCTTGGCAGCGCGCTACCTTGTGGGGCGATACAAACCGACTTCAGAGTTATTGGGCAGCTACGACCAGCGAGTCGGCACGGGCGCAAAATTACCTAGCCATTCAACTTTTCGAGCAGGGGAAGGTTGAAGAGGGATTTTGGTTTCTTGAGCAAGCTAGCCAGCGTCTGCCGGAAAGCTCGTTGCTTAGTATGCAGTGGCTACTGCAGCGCCTTAGATTCAATGTTGCTTCGAGCGCAGATTTCGAGCATGTGGCCCAGCAGCTAGCCAGGCAGCGTTTTGATGCTCAGACTGTCGCCGGAATGCGAGCAATTACCGAGTTTTTGATTCAGCGCGATGGCCGCTCTGACTACAGGCAAGCAATGTTAGGCTTGTTGGAAAAGCTGAATGATTATCCTCGTTTTCAGCAGGCTTCAGTATATGCTCGTTTTTCGCCTTATTTCGAGGGGTTGTTGCTACTGGCTGAGCGGGATCTAGGGCGCGCTATGCCGGCCCTCTCGGAGGCGATTAAATTGCATACCGATGCGGATGTTGCATTTTCAATAGTTGCACATGTAGGAAGCGCAGGATATCCAGCCGAAGCATTGCAGTTGCTGGGGCAAATGGAAAGTATCTACATGTCGAGTTCAAGGAATGGCATTGGTTCGGTGTCTGCAAGCCGTGAGGTTGAAATGGCACGATTGAAACAGGTGCTTCGTGACGATGTATCGGTTAATAAGTTTTAA
- a CDS encoding glycosyltransferase family 2 protein, translating into MLLTIVLPAKNESGAIGRTLMRLRDLLPQAELLVVNDGSSDGTAEIAREAGAQVINHPYSKGNGAAIKTGARAARGDVIIFMDADGQHDPADISVMLALIEQGHDMAVGARQEGSQASLVRGLANKFYNRLASWMTGHKVEDLTSGFRAVRADKFREFLYLLPNGFSYPTTSTMAFFRAGYSVAYTPIHAAKRVGKSHIRLLRDGSRFLLIIFKIGTLFSPLKVFAPVALLMFMLASVWYGYTLYNFGRFTNMSALLYSGSVMVFLMGLISEQITALMYRDKD; encoded by the coding sequence ATGTTGTTAACGATTGTTTTGCCTGCAAAGAATGAATCTGGAGCAATAGGACGCACCTTAATGCGTTTGCGTGATTTGCTGCCTCAGGCAGAGCTCCTTGTCGTTAATGATGGGTCGAGCGATGGTACTGCTGAAATTGCAAGGGAGGCTGGCGCTCAGGTGATCAATCATCCTTATTCCAAAGGGAATGGCGCTGCGATTAAAACCGGTGCGCGTGCTGCTCGTGGTGATGTAATTATATTTATGGATGCCGACGGTCAGCATGATCCAGCGGACATTTCCGTCATGCTGGCTCTGATAGAGCAGGGGCATGATATGGCTGTAGGAGCCCGTCAGGAAGGATCGCAAGCTAGCCTGGTACGTGGCTTGGCCAATAAGTTTTACAATCGTCTGGCAAGCTGGATGACTGGGCATAAAGTGGAGGATCTGACCTCTGGTTTTCGTGCCGTGCGCGCGGATAAATTTCGCGAGTTTCTTTATTTATTGCCCAATGGGTTCTCCTACCCTACTACCAGTACAATGGCATTTTTCAGAGCAGGTTACTCTGTTGCATATACCCCAATTCACGCAGCTAAACGTGTCGGCAAAAGTCACATACGTCTTCTGCGTGATGGGTCGCGCTTCTTGTTGATCATTTTCAAGATCGGCACATTATTCTCACCGTTGAAGGTCTTTGCGCCGGTCGCTCTGCTCATGTTTATGCTGGCCTCGGTTTGGTATGGCTATACGCTATACAATTTTGGTCGCTTCACCAATATGAGTGCGTTGCTTTATAGTGGATCGGTAATGGTCTTCTTGATGGGGCTTATCTCTGAGCAGATCACGGCACTGATGTATAGGGACAAGGACTGA
- a CDS encoding helix-turn-helix domain-containing protein yields the protein MPIESQALKCKQLWEDDYLRIICSFANGEGGRLLLGPDDDGEVVGLNCKTLLETLREQQKVEFQGAPIAGCYVVKDK from the coding sequence ATGCCGATTGAAAGCCAGGCCCTGAAGTGCAAGCAACTCTGGGAAGATGATTACCTGAGAATCATCTGCTCCTTTGCCAATGGCGAAGGGGGGCGCCTGCTGCTTGGTCCGGATGATGACGGTGAGGTCGTTGGCCTGAACTGCAAGACCTTGCTTGAAACCCTGCGCGAGCAACAGAAAGTAGAGTTTCAGGGTGCGCCTATCGCGGGTTGCTACGTCGTAAAAGATAAATGA
- a CDS encoding lipopolysaccharide biosynthesis protein — translation MFKGPIASATLRTSAVLGLRLVVQAGTLLLVARMLGPEQFGGFVGVAALGVMLGTLSTFGTHLVLLGAMSKDPANRAQILPYALPTTMLCGGALLIAFMLICTQLLHASGVSWGVLLALGVAEVLLMPLSVLAVVEMLAAEHTARSQLLQTLPLVLRLLAATLVAWLAPADPLTIYAYGYCMATAIGLMAVLGCLPQRWPHPRVWCRPSRQELREAASYAALNISAIGPAELDKTLAIRLLPLPVAGLYAAGARVVGAITLPVIALMLSALPRLFREGQEQPQRTARLLRWIFGATALYGVGLAVGLWLCTPLFAWLLGESIRGWVR, via the coding sequence ATGTTCAAAGGTCCCATTGCTTCAGCCACTCTACGCACCAGTGCGGTACTGGGACTGCGCCTGGTCGTACAGGCCGGCACCTTGTTGTTGGTGGCGCGAATGCTTGGCCCCGAGCAATTTGGCGGCTTTGTCGGTGTTGCTGCGTTGGGGGTGATGCTGGGCACGCTATCTACCTTTGGCACGCATCTGGTGTTGTTGGGTGCTATGTCCAAGGATCCGGCCAATCGGGCACAAATACTACCTTATGCCTTGCCTACCACCATGCTGTGCGGTGGTGCGCTGCTGATCGCTTTTATGCTGATTTGTACTCAGCTACTACATGCCAGTGGTGTGAGTTGGGGTGTGCTGTTGGCGCTTGGGGTTGCAGAGGTGTTATTGATGCCGCTGTCGGTCCTGGCGGTGGTGGAAATGCTGGCGGCCGAGCATACGGCGCGCTCCCAGTTGTTGCAGACGCTACCGTTGGTGTTGCGTCTGTTGGCTGCCACCTTGGTGGCTTGGTTGGCGCCGGCAGATCCGCTGACGATTTATGCCTATGGCTACTGTATGGCGACGGCGATTGGCTTAATGGCGGTGCTGGGGTGTCTCCCGCAGCGTTGGCCACATCCGCGTGTGTGGTGCCGACCAAGCAGGCAGGAACTGCGTGAGGCGGCCAGTTATGCCGCGCTCAATATCTCGGCGATTGGCCCGGCGGAGTTGGACAAGACGCTGGCTATCAGGTTACTGCCCTTGCCTGTAGCGGGTTTGTACGCGGCGGGGGCGAGGGTGGTGGGTGCGATCACACTACCGGTGATTGCCTTGATGCTATCGGCATTGCCCCGCTTGTTCCGCGAAGGACAGGAGCAGCCGCAGCGCACCGCGCGCCTGTTGAGGTGGATCTTTGGCGCCACTGCTCTTTATGGCGTGGGCTTGGCAGTGGGACTGTGGTTGTGTACGCCGCTATTCGCCTGGCTACTGGGGGAAAGTATACGGGGGTGGGTGAGGTGA
- a CDS encoding polysaccharide biosynthesis C-terminal domain-containing protein, with protein sequence MALRIAAGNVLMALGRPWMRAGFEVVGLVTLSVAAILLTVYWGMHGMALALVCSEWVMALLGGWLVVRVRRSRRWCKASVSST encoded by the coding sequence ATGGCCTTGCGCATTGCGGCTGGCAATGTGCTGATGGCATTGGGTAGGCCCTGGATGCGGGCAGGGTTCGAGGTGGTTGGCTTGGTGACGCTGAGCGTGGCGGCTATCCTGCTGACAGTGTATTGGGGCATGCATGGCATGGCTTTGGCGCTGGTGTGCTCCGAATGGGTAATGGCGTTATTGGGTGGTTGGTTGGTGGTGCGGGTTCGCCGTAGCCGCCGGTGGTGTAAGGCTTCGGTATCTTCCACGTAA
- a CDS encoding glycosyltransferase has protein sequence MRTDTTTPIIGLVLHFRTPEKTLACLRSLQQEGIRKVIVVDNSEDDGQSIAAMQGDLDALHNTGFDTEVLNPGRNLGFAAGVNMGLAHIAARQASHVLLINSDAQLTPSALSHMRRALQTAAIVAPRITQGNEAHTSPFAYYDRLLGLITRKPYAMPLRYASGCCLLVHVDQAHTPLFDQDFFFYGEDVMLGFTTEQNQIAEQECLQASASHATSSSARNGSLFYEYHINRSHWLLACKLARNRLELCAFITARCMTLPLRALIRSLRFRSLIAWKGLLMATFDILRGRYRSLTPPAATANPHHQPTTQ, from the coding sequence ATGAGGACGGATACCACTACACCAATCATCGGACTTGTTCTGCACTTTCGCACACCAGAAAAAACACTAGCCTGCCTGCGATCTCTTCAACAAGAAGGGATCCGCAAGGTCATCGTCGTAGACAACTCAGAAGATGATGGCCAATCCATCGCAGCCATGCAGGGCGATCTGGATGCGCTGCACAACACCGGGTTTGATACTGAGGTATTGAATCCTGGGCGCAACCTTGGCTTTGCAGCAGGCGTCAATATGGGGCTTGCACATATTGCCGCCAGACAAGCCAGCCACGTACTGCTAATCAACTCAGATGCACAACTGACCCCCAGCGCACTCAGCCACATGCGCCGTGCGCTGCAAACCGCCGCCATCGTTGCGCCGCGCATTACGCAAGGCAATGAAGCGCATACATCACCCTTCGCCTACTACGACCGCTTACTAGGTCTAATCACGCGCAAGCCCTACGCCATGCCATTGCGCTATGCCAGCGGCTGCTGCCTCTTGGTTCATGTCGATCAAGCGCATACACCGTTGTTTGATCAGGATTTCTTCTTCTATGGTGAGGACGTCATGCTTGGCTTTACTACAGAGCAAAACCAGATCGCCGAACAGGAATGCCTGCAAGCCAGTGCCTCACACGCCACTTCGTCCAGCGCCAGGAACGGCTCGCTGTTCTACGAATACCACATCAACCGGTCACACTGGTTGCTGGCCTGCAAGCTGGCTCGCAACCGGCTGGAGCTGTGCGCGTTCATCACAGCCCGGTGCATGACGCTACCTTTACGCGCCCTGATACGTAGCTTGCGCTTTCGCTCACTGATAGCGTGGAAAGGCTTGCTAATGGCGACCTTCGATATCTTACGTGGAAGATACCGAAGCCTTACACCACCGGCGGCTACGGCGAACCCGCACCACCAACCAACCACCCAATAA
- a CDS encoding class I SAM-dependent methyltransferase, with product MNTDSNPHWSRGQLEAVVECPACSSSKRAMVSFTRRDNEGAMPDLWSMVQCIDCQSIWLDPRPDAQSLPRAYDDYYTHNTEADDVPQNGGRGLAWRLINGYLNRRFGMHRKPASSWGYAVFSLIEPWRLKLDYYGRHLTHKRVGSPGSLLDIGCGNGAFLKRAKEMGWRVYGCEIDPKAVTACRSVGIDVIEGDAFAPELAGQSFDVITMSHVIEHVHDQPALLQRAHDLLLPGGWLWLAAPNPQSIGLFISNSAWHALHPPYHLCIPSRLILTNWLKEQGFSEIKLLRRGAHVRQIWRTSKAIAQREVITAPSSAPLFAWRLLADALATISPYWAEETVILARKPE from the coding sequence ATGAACACTGATTCGAATCCTCATTGGTCACGTGGCCAGCTGGAAGCGGTAGTGGAGTGTCCTGCCTGTAGCAGTAGCAAGCGTGCTATGGTCAGCTTTACGCGCCGTGATAACGAAGGTGCTATGCCCGACCTATGGAGCATGGTGCAGTGCATCGATTGCCAGTCCATCTGGCTTGACCCGCGTCCGGACGCGCAATCGTTGCCGCGTGCCTATGACGATTACTACACGCACAACACCGAGGCCGACGATGTGCCACAAAACGGCGGCAGGGGCCTTGCCTGGAGGCTGATCAACGGCTACCTCAACCGGCGCTTTGGCATGCACCGCAAGCCTGCGTCCAGTTGGGGCTACGCAGTCTTTTCGCTCATCGAACCTTGGCGGCTCAAGCTCGACTACTACGGCAGGCACTTGACGCACAAGCGCGTCGGCAGCCCCGGGAGCTTGCTTGATATTGGCTGCGGTAACGGCGCCTTTCTGAAACGCGCCAAAGAGATGGGGTGGCGCGTTTACGGCTGCGAGATCGACCCCAAAGCAGTTACTGCATGCCGCAGCGTTGGCATCGATGTGATCGAAGGTGATGCCTTTGCGCCGGAACTGGCCGGGCAATCGTTCGACGTCATCACCATGAGTCATGTGATCGAACACGTACATGACCAGCCCGCCCTGCTGCAGCGCGCTCACGATCTACTGCTTCCCGGCGGCTGGCTCTGGTTGGCAGCCCCCAACCCCCAGAGCATTGGGCTATTCATATCCAACTCAGCTTGGCATGCCTTGCATCCACCCTATCACCTATGCATCCCTAGCCGACTCATTCTGACAAACTGGCTCAAAGAACAAGGTTTCTCCGAGATAAAACTCTTGAGACGTGGCGCACATGTTCGCCAGATATGGCGAACCTCCAAAGCCATTGCCCAACGAGAAGTCATTACCGCGCCGTCTTCTGCCCCCTTGTTCGCTTGGCGTTTGCTCGCCGACGCCTTAGCAACCATCAGTCCGTACTGGGCTGAAGAAACAGTAATACTAGCGCGGAAACCGGAGTGA
- the wecB gene encoding non-hydrolyzing UDP-N-acetylglucosamine 2-epimerase yields the protein MTKLKTIICTIGTRPEAIKMVPVIRALKTSNWARCVVVATAQHREMLDQMLGRFGIAVDYDLDLMQPNQSLSQLLARMLPKLEPIIEQERPAALIAQGDTATVFGSALAAFHAQVPFGHVEAGLRTHNLAHPFPEEGYRQMASRITHWHFAPTPQAAENLKSEGINPSRIFITGNTCIDTLFQTVAELPQQKTNATKTILLTAHRRENFGQPLADIFTAVLHILAQHPQVQVLYPVHPNPNVQELARHVLGQHERITLCEPLDYFDFVVAMQNAHIILTDSGGVQEEAPSLKKPVLVLRETTERPEALEAGASKLVGSNIAVITQEVNRLLEDEAHYRSMQIKQSPFGNGHAAVAISNALSADQ from the coding sequence ATGACAAAACTTAAAACCATTATTTGCACCATTGGTACCCGCCCTGAGGCTATCAAAATGGTTCCTGTCATTAGGGCGCTCAAAACCAGCAACTGGGCCCGCTGCGTGGTCGTCGCCACGGCCCAACACCGTGAGATGCTCGATCAAATGCTGGGCCGCTTTGGCATTGCCGTTGATTACGACCTTGATCTCATGCAGCCCAACCAAAGTCTGAGCCAGCTCTTGGCCCGTATGCTGCCCAAGCTAGAGCCCATCATTGAGCAAGAGCGCCCTGCGGCTCTCATTGCCCAAGGAGACACCGCCACCGTATTCGGCTCGGCCCTAGCCGCCTTTCATGCCCAGGTGCCTTTTGGCCATGTCGAGGCGGGCCTAAGAACGCACAACCTGGCTCACCCGTTCCCTGAAGAGGGCTATCGCCAAATGGCCTCACGCATCACCCACTGGCACTTTGCCCCCACGCCACAAGCGGCAGAAAACCTAAAAAGCGAAGGCATAAACCCCAGCAGGATTTTCATAACAGGCAACACCTGCATTGACACCCTCTTTCAAACCGTGGCCGAACTACCCCAGCAAAAAACAAATGCCACAAAAACCATTTTGCTCACTGCCCACCGGCGCGAGAACTTCGGTCAGCCCTTGGCCGACATTTTCACCGCCGTACTGCACATCTTGGCGCAGCACCCACAGGTACAAGTGCTCTACCCTGTACACCCTAACCCCAATGTGCAAGAACTGGCACGCCACGTACTTGGCCAGCACGAGCGCATCACCCTGTGCGAGCCGCTGGATTACTTTGACTTCGTTGTCGCCATGCAAAACGCCCACATCATCCTCACCGATAGCGGCGGCGTACAAGAAGAAGCTCCGTCCTTGAAAAAACCCGTTTTGGTTTTGCGTGAAACTACAGAAAGACCAGAAGCCTTAGAAGCAGGCGCAAGCAAATTGGTGGGATCAAACATCGCCGTCATCACGCAAGAGGTCAACCGCCTACTTGAAGATGAAGCCCATTACCGTAGCATGCAAATCAAACAATCTCCGTTTGGAAATGGGCATGCGGCAGTAGCCATAAGCAATGCATTGAGCGCAGACCAATGA
- a CDS encoding glycosyltransferase, whose translation MNILFIGKRFYTNRDALTERYGRIYQLPLHWSRLGAYVQLWLIDYHSKASSQSQDEKLHTLNSPVKTGRVLKDYLHFKKSKKPDLIIASGDAYIAYLGYRLAQAHGARFIFDVYDKYDEFGGYIKPLGFDLFGFLLKKADNCFFASSHLMRQMGQVGRDHIALNGVDASRFKAIDRELARQQLKLNTEEAFIGYFGSMEPDRGVQDLVDAVTQLRAEGIAIKTLIAGRASEHVNLQTEAVHYLGNLPFDQMPYALASCNLLAIPYRRSPFMDAGASNKIAEAVACRRPIVATRSPNLMANYPKQAQSLTPFMAEPGQAEDLARAIKQQFEHNFIVEDIEGIYWPEIAQASFHFLERLTHDKT comes from the coding sequence ATGAACATCCTATTTATCGGCAAACGCTTTTATACCAATCGCGATGCGCTTACAGAGCGGTATGGACGCATTTATCAATTGCCTTTGCATTGGTCACGCCTAGGAGCCTATGTGCAGCTTTGGCTCATTGATTACCACAGCAAGGCAAGCAGCCAAAGCCAAGACGAAAAGCTGCATACCCTCAACAGTCCCGTCAAAACAGGCCGTGTGCTGAAAGACTACCTTCATTTCAAAAAAAGTAAAAAACCTGACCTCATCATTGCTAGTGGCGATGCCTATATTGCTTACCTAGGCTATCGCTTGGCCCAAGCGCATGGGGCCAGATTTATTTTTGATGTATATGACAAATACGATGAATTTGGCGGCTACATCAAACCACTGGGCTTTGATCTTTTTGGCTTCCTCCTCAAAAAAGCCGATAACTGCTTTTTTGCCAGCAGCCATTTGATGCGACAAATGGGGCAAGTCGGTCGGGATCACATTGCCCTCAACGGTGTTGACGCCAGCCGCTTCAAAGCAATTGACCGCGAGCTGGCAAGGCAGCAACTTAAACTCAATACAGAAGAAGCATTTATCGGCTACTTTGGCAGTATGGAGCCAGACCGTGGCGTGCAAGACCTGGTCGATGCCGTCACCCAGCTGAGGGCCGAAGGCATAGCCATCAAAACCCTGATTGCCGGCAGAGCATCTGAACATGTGAATTTACAAACAGAAGCCGTGCATTACTTGGGTAACTTGCCTTTCGACCAAATGCCCTATGCACTGGCTTCATGCAATTTGTTAGCCATACCCTACCGCCGCTCGCCCTTTATGGATGCAGGCGCCTCCAACAAAATTGCCGAAGCCGTAGCTTGCCGCCGGCCTATTGTGGCCACACGCAGCCCCAACCTCATGGCCAATTACCCCAAACAGGCCCAATCATTGACCCCTTTTATGGCCGAACCTGGTCAAGCGGAGGATTTGGCTAGGGCTATCAAACAGCAGTTTGAACACAACTTTATCGTTGAAGACATTGAAGGCATTTACTGGCCTGAAATCGCCCAAGCCTCTTTTCATTTCTTAGAGCGGCTCACCCATGACAAAACTTAA
- a CDS encoding glycosyltransferase family 4 protein: MADELSKQASVRVVGPSEAAALKPETVTLDVVPLKPLPLFLLLSFLKGLWIALRWKPDVILAGSGLTAPIAWLLSKLCGARSAAYLHGLDITVNHSAYRRLWRPTFKKLDRVIVNSTPTQALAIAAGVSQNNISIVYPGVSLPKASQPAESIAAFKEKYGLTGKKILLSVGRLTTRKGLREFVEQALPTIVKAEPDAMLVVIGEAPKNSLGASIQTVESIQVQAEHSGVREQIRFLGVITDKALLTTAYEAADVHVFPVRHILNDPEGFGMVAIEAAAHGLPTVAFATGGVVDAVAEGQSGYLAKKNNYQDLSARTIELLQHPLLDENIRRFAQRFEWAKFGQTVAKALNPQ; the protein is encoded by the coding sequence ATGGCTGATGAGCTCAGCAAGCAGGCTAGTGTTCGCGTGGTTGGCCCCTCCGAGGCTGCAGCACTGAAACCCGAGACAGTAACCTTGGACGTGGTACCACTCAAACCCCTGCCGCTGTTCCTGCTGCTGAGTTTTCTCAAAGGATTATGGATTGCCCTACGCTGGAAACCCGATGTTATCCTTGCTGGCAGCGGCCTGACCGCCCCTATCGCCTGGCTGTTGAGCAAATTGTGTGGCGCTCGCTCGGCAGCCTACTTGCATGGATTAGACATCACCGTCAATCACAGCGCGTATCGCAGGCTCTGGCGACCAACCTTCAAGAAGCTGGATCGGGTCATCGTCAACAGCACACCCACGCAAGCATTGGCTATAGCTGCCGGTGTCAGCCAAAACAATATCAGCATTGTCTATCCCGGTGTGAGCTTGCCAAAAGCATCACAGCCGGCAGAAAGCATCGCTGCGTTTAAAGAAAAGTACGGGCTAACCGGCAAAAAAATCCTGCTGTCCGTGGGGCGTCTGACCACCCGTAAGGGATTAAGGGAGTTTGTCGAGCAGGCCCTGCCCACCATCGTAAAAGCTGAGCCTGATGCCATGCTGGTTGTAATTGGCGAAGCGCCGAAGAATTCTCTGGGGGCCAGCATCCAGACTGTCGAAAGCATCCAAGTCCAGGCAGAACACTCCGGCGTACGTGAGCAGATCAGGTTCCTGGGTGTAATCACCGACAAGGCCTTACTGACCACCGCCTACGAGGCTGCCGATGTACACGTGTTCCCTGTACGCCATATCCTCAATGACCCGGAAGGTTTTGGCATGGTGGCCATCGAAGCTGCCGCGCACGGGTTGCCGACCGTGGCTTTTGCCACGGGTGGTGTGGTCGATGCAGTTGCAGAGGGGCAATCCGGGTATCTAGCGAAAAAAAATAATTACCAAGATCTTAGTGCACGCACCATCGAATTACTGCAACACCCCCTACTGGACGAAAACATACGCCGCTTTGCACAAAGGTTTGAATGGGCCAAATTTGGGCAAACTGTGGCAAAAGCACTGAACCCGCAATGA